A genomic stretch from Actinomadura rubteroloni includes:
- a CDS encoding NAD-glutamate dehydrogenase: protein MSGELDQAKYDLLRTAAEQYAAALGEHGDIAETDGYLRLYYRHVAPEDLIGRPPAEVYGPAMAHRRLGAERPQGRAKVRVFNPSEESDGWEEQGRTVVQVVTDDMPFLVDSVSMEVSRHKLTTFLTVHPLLGVDRDVAGRLRTFRGKRDSDHDLDESWIHVEIGRVSDPAALAELENDLLRVLNDVRVAYEDQEKMRERAVALAREIADNPPLRGDEADEAVELLDWLAGGHFTFLGYRDYALADDGSALRPVTGTGLGILRTDTSESGSFAALPPEVRRRATERHLLVITKANSRSTVNRAVYLDYIGVKKFDDHGAVVGERRFLGLFAHVAYSESIAHVPVLKRKVDEVLDRTGFTPDSYDGQELIEILESYPRDELFQISPDELLPIAVGVLRLRERRQLKLFLRKDPYGRFMSCMVYLPRDRYTTKVRLRIQEILRSAFEGVSVDYSANVTESVLARLHVVVRGERGHRLPDVDAEALERRLANATRSWTDFLADAIRRECGDQRAPELTARYGDAFPEGYKADFTATTAVSDLRRLDGLGADGDTSIDLWEPAGADAGARRLKIYRRGEPIILSNMLPLLQNMGVEVIDERPYEIMPQGGPRAWIYDLGLRYTPTPGVPQDAVKELFQEAFLALWEGRIENDGFNALVLRVGLDWRQTMILRAYALYLRQTGTSFSKRYIEQVLLNNPGITRLLVRLWESRLDPQLAGGEIERSLGIFEELEGRLEDVQSLDEDRILRAYLAMIQATLRTNHYQGKPYLSLKFDPEGIPDLPLPRPKFEIFVYSPKVEGVHLRFGSVARGGLRWSDRREDFRTEILGLVKAQAVKNTVIVPAGAKGGFVGKQLPDPSDREAWMKAGIDCYKDFISGLLDVTDNLVDGKVVPPEKVVRHDGDDTYLVVAADKGTATFSDIANGLAAEYGFWLGDAFASGGSVGYDHKAMGITARGAWESVKYHFRVLNLDVEKDDFTVVGVGDMSGDVFGNGMLLSEHIKLVAAFDHRHVFLDPDPDPERSFAERRRLFEMPRSTWADYDTSLISQGGGVFPRTAKSIRLSPEIRAALGIPEGVNALTPYELIRAALLAPVDLLWNGGIGTYVKASTENNAEVGDKANDLVRVDGADLRCRVVGEGGNLGLTQLGRIEFARKGGLVNTDFIDNSAGVDTSDHEVNIKILLDQVVRDGRLERKQRDDLLYGMTDEVGDLVLRDNCAQNVVLAAARAQAGSMLHVHTRMMRALERDGLLKRRLESLPDDKALAERRQAGRGLTGPEFSVLLAYAKLSLDDDLIASDLPDDPYLESWLVDYFPTPLRERFRPEMDRHPLRREIITTAVVNDLVNNSGTTFAFRVHEETGASPSDIARAYLVAREVFDMPRFWSAVDGLSHQVEESTQIALLLEARKLTERGSRWLLHHRRPPFDIRATVDFFLEDAVTLAAHIPKVLTGLDSTAYEERRDAYLAMGVPADLADRAGVLVPAYSTFDLVSIARDIDRPVTEVAEVYFTLANKLQLARLREPIIALPRDDRWRSMARAALRDDLYQAHAQLTRAVLGLSEPGTSADESIARWSERNSAPIARAQQTLLEIWESDSFDLATLSVALGAVRTLATTSSID, encoded by the coding sequence ATGAGCGGCGAGCTCGATCAGGCGAAGTACGACCTGCTCCGGACCGCGGCGGAACAGTACGCCGCCGCGCTCGGCGAGCACGGGGACATCGCGGAGACCGACGGTTACCTCCGTCTCTACTACCGCCATGTCGCCCCCGAGGACCTGATCGGACGTCCGCCCGCCGAGGTGTACGGCCCCGCGATGGCGCACCGCCGGCTCGGCGCGGAACGGCCGCAGGGACGGGCCAAAGTGCGCGTCTTCAACCCGTCCGAGGAGTCCGACGGGTGGGAGGAGCAGGGCCGCACCGTCGTCCAGGTCGTCACCGACGACATGCCGTTCCTCGTGGACTCGGTGTCGATGGAGGTGAGCCGGCACAAGCTCACCACGTTCCTGACCGTCCACCCGCTGCTCGGCGTCGACCGCGACGTCGCGGGCCGCCTGCGCACGTTCCGCGGCAAGCGCGACAGCGACCACGACCTGGACGAGTCCTGGATCCACGTCGAGATCGGCCGCGTGTCCGACCCCGCCGCGCTGGCCGAGCTGGAGAACGACCTGCTGCGCGTCCTCAACGACGTCCGCGTCGCCTATGAGGACCAGGAGAAGATGCGCGAGCGCGCCGTCGCGCTCGCCCGGGAGATCGCCGACAACCCGCCGCTGCGCGGGGACGAGGCCGACGAGGCGGTCGAGCTGCTGGACTGGCTCGCGGGCGGCCACTTCACCTTCCTCGGCTACCGGGACTACGCGCTCGCCGACGACGGGTCGGCGCTGCGGCCCGTCACCGGCACCGGGCTCGGCATCCTGCGCACCGACACGTCCGAGTCGGGGAGCTTCGCGGCGCTGCCGCCCGAGGTCCGCCGCCGCGCCACCGAACGGCACCTGCTCGTCATCACCAAGGCCAACAGCAGGTCGACCGTCAACCGGGCCGTCTACCTCGACTACATCGGCGTCAAGAAGTTCGACGACCACGGCGCCGTCGTCGGCGAGCGGCGCTTCCTCGGCCTGTTCGCGCACGTCGCCTACAGCGAGTCGATCGCGCACGTGCCCGTCCTGAAGCGCAAGGTGGACGAGGTCCTCGACCGCACCGGCTTCACCCCCGACAGCTACGACGGCCAGGAACTCATCGAGATCCTGGAGAGCTACCCGCGCGACGAGCTGTTCCAGATCTCCCCGGACGAGCTGCTGCCGATCGCGGTCGGCGTGCTGCGGCTGCGCGAGCGCCGCCAGCTCAAGCTGTTCCTGCGGAAAGACCCCTACGGCCGGTTCATGTCGTGCATGGTCTACCTGCCGCGCGACCGGTACACGACGAAGGTGCGGCTGCGGATCCAGGAGATCCTGCGCAGCGCGTTCGAGGGCGTCTCGGTGGACTACAGCGCCAACGTGACCGAGTCCGTCCTCGCGCGGCTGCACGTCGTGGTGCGCGGCGAGCGCGGGCACCGGCTGCCCGACGTGGACGCCGAGGCGCTGGAGCGGCGGCTGGCCAACGCGACCCGCTCGTGGACCGACTTCCTCGCCGACGCGATCCGCCGCGAGTGCGGCGACCAGCGGGCACCCGAGCTGACGGCCCGGTACGGCGACGCGTTCCCCGAGGGCTACAAGGCCGACTTCACCGCGACCACCGCCGTGTCCGACCTGCGCCGCCTGGACGGGCTCGGCGCCGACGGCGACACTTCCATCGACCTGTGGGAGCCCGCGGGCGCCGACGCGGGCGCGCGGCGGCTGAAGATCTACCGGCGCGGCGAGCCGATCATCTTGTCCAACATGCTGCCGCTGCTCCAGAACATGGGCGTCGAGGTGATCGACGAGCGGCCGTACGAGATCATGCCGCAGGGCGGGCCGCGCGCCTGGATCTACGATCTCGGCCTGCGCTACACGCCGACGCCCGGCGTCCCGCAGGACGCCGTCAAGGAACTGTTCCAGGAGGCGTTCCTCGCCCTGTGGGAAGGGCGGATCGAGAACGACGGGTTCAACGCGCTCGTCCTGCGCGTCGGCCTGGACTGGCGGCAGACGATGATCCTGCGCGCCTACGCCCTGTACCTGCGGCAGACCGGGACGTCGTTCTCCAAGCGCTACATCGAGCAGGTGCTGCTCAACAACCCCGGCATCACGCGGCTGCTCGTCCGGCTGTGGGAGAGCCGGCTGGACCCGCAGCTCGCGGGCGGCGAGATCGAGCGCAGCCTCGGCATCTTCGAGGAGCTGGAGGGACGTCTCGAAGACGTCCAGAGCCTCGACGAGGACCGCATCCTGCGCGCCTACCTCGCGATGATCCAGGCGACGCTGCGGACGAACCACTACCAGGGCAAGCCGTACCTGTCGCTGAAGTTCGACCCCGAGGGCATCCCGGACCTGCCGCTGCCGCGCCCCAAGTTCGAGATCTTCGTGTACTCGCCGAAGGTCGAGGGCGTCCACCTGCGGTTCGGGTCGGTCGCGCGCGGCGGGCTGCGCTGGTCCGACCGCCGGGAGGACTTCCGCACCGAGATCCTCGGGCTGGTCAAGGCGCAGGCGGTGAAGAACACCGTGATCGTCCCGGCGGGCGCCAAGGGCGGGTTCGTCGGCAAGCAGCTCCCCGACCCGTCCGACCGCGAGGCGTGGATGAAGGCCGGGATCGACTGCTACAAAGACTTCATCTCCGGCCTGCTGGACGTCACCGACAACCTGGTGGACGGCAAGGTCGTCCCGCCGGAGAAGGTCGTCCGGCACGACGGCGACGACACCTACCTGGTGGTCGCCGCCGACAAGGGCACCGCGACGTTCTCCGACATCGCCAACGGCCTCGCCGCCGAATACGGCTTCTGGCTGGGCGACGCGTTCGCGTCCGGCGGGTCGGTCGGCTACGACCACAAGGCGATGGGCATCACCGCGCGCGGCGCGTGGGAGTCGGTGAAGTACCACTTCCGCGTCCTCAACCTGGACGTGGAGAAGGACGACTTCACCGTCGTCGGCGTCGGCGACATGTCCGGGGACGTGTTCGGCAACGGGATGCTGCTGTCGGAGCACATCAAGCTCGTCGCCGCGTTCGACCACCGGCACGTCTTCCTCGACCCCGACCCGGACCCGGAGCGGTCGTTCGCCGAGCGCAGGCGGCTGTTCGAGATGCCGCGCAGCACCTGGGCCGACTACGACACGTCGCTGATCTCGCAGGGCGGCGGGGTGTTCCCGCGCACCGCCAAGTCGATCCGGCTGAGCCCGGAGATCCGCGCGGCGCTCGGCATCCCCGAGGGCGTCAACGCGCTCACCCCCTACGAGCTGATCCGCGCCGCGCTGCTCGCCCCGGTGGACCTGCTGTGGAACGGCGGCATCGGGACGTACGTCAAGGCGTCCACGGAGAACAACGCCGAGGTGGGGGACAAGGCCAACGACCTCGTCCGGGTGGACGGCGCGGACCTGCGCTGCCGCGTCGTCGGCGAGGGCGGCAACCTCGGCCTGACCCAGCTCGGCCGGATCGAGTTCGCCCGCAAGGGCGGCCTGGTCAACACCGACTTCATCGACAACTCGGCCGGGGTGGACACCTCCGACCACGAGGTCAACATCAAGATCCTGCTGGACCAGGTCGTCCGGGACGGCCGACTGGAGCGCAAGCAGCGCGACGACCTGCTCTACGGGATGACCGACGAGGTCGGCGACCTGGTTCTGCGCGACAACTGCGCGCAGAACGTCGTCCTCGCCGCCGCGCGCGCCCAGGCCGGGTCGATGCTGCACGTCCACACCCGGATGATGCGGGCGCTGGAGCGCGACGGGCTGCTCAAGCGGCGGCTGGAGTCCCTGCCCGACGACAAGGCCCTCGCCGAGCGCCGCCAGGCGGGCCGCGGCCTCACCGGCCCCGAGTTCTCGGTGCTGCTCGCCTACGCCAAGCTCTCGCTGGACGACGACCTCATCGCCTCCGACCTGCCCGACGACCCGTACCTGGAGTCCTGGCTGGTCGACTACTTCCCGACGCCGCTGCGCGAGCGGTTCCGGCCGGAGATGGACCGGCACCCGCTGCGCCGGGAGATCATCACGACGGCGGTGGTGAACGACCTGGTCAACAACTCCGGGACGACGTTCGCGTTCCGCGTCCACGAGGAGACGGGCGCGTCGCCGTCCGACATCGCCCGCGCCTACCTCGTCGCCCGCGAGGTGTTCGACATGCCGCGGTTCTGGTCGGCGGTGGACGGCCTGTCGCACCAGGTCGAGGAGTCCACGCAGATCGCCCTGCTGCTGGAGGCCCGCAAGCTCACCGAGCGCGGCTCGCGCTGGCTGCTGCACCACCGGCGCCCGCCGTTCGACATCCGCGCGACCGTCGACTTCTTCCTGGAGGACGCGGTCACGCTCGCCGCGCACATCCCGAAGGTGCTGACCGGGCTGGACAGCACCGCCTACGAGGAGCGCCGCGACGCCTACCTGGCGATGGGCGTCCCGGCGGACCTGGCCGACCGCGCGGGGGTGCTCGTCCCGGCCTACAGCACGTTCGACCTGGTGTCGATCGCGCGGGACATCGACCGTCCGGTCACCGAGGTCGCCGAGGTCTACTTCACGCTGGCCAACAAGCTCCAGCTCGCCCGGCTCCGCGAGCCGATCATCGCGCTGCCCCGCGACGACCGGTGGCGTTCGATGGCCCGCGCCGCGCTCCGCGACGACCTCTACCAGGCCCACGCCCAGCTCACCCGCGCCGTCCTCGGCCTGAGCGAGCCGGGGACGTCGGCGGACGAGAGCATCGCGCGGTGGAGCGAGCGCAACAGCGCCCCGATCGCCCGCGCCCAGCAGACGCTCCTGGAGATCTGGGAGAGCGACAGCTTCGACCTCGCCACCCTCTCGGTCGCGCTCGGCGCCGTCCGCACCCTCGCCACCACCAGCAGCATCGACTGA
- a CDS encoding PucR family transcriptional regulator: MPTARTSLRARIAARLPELTDAVLDRCAAEIPFYRQLPADQLAGDVRDSIARTLDLVLRTQREDRGPDAAELAEIIDVSGRRAADGVPLEAVLAAYHVAAETCWRLLAAEAGPEEMDDFCAIGTHMLRYLRDVVPAVAGAHLHERQQAHSQEREARRALVAALLAGEPAAPLADDAGVVLAPAYAVLVVRLAPDTDDTAARRTARRLQSALGAHRPDALSALTGEGGVILFPAASGALDTVTADLPGLVARIGASLARPVTGAVARAADVAAVPAAHREAAEIADLAQRLGLPPGCHALEDVLLEYQLARPGRGLAGLAAKLRPLDDHPVLLETVRTLVRHGNNRTRAAAHLHVHRNTLDYRLGRVAALTGLDAGDPRDLRVLHAAVTARALAGA; encoded by the coding sequence GTGCCGACTGCGCGAACGTCCCTGCGCGCCCGGATCGCCGCCCGGCTCCCCGAGCTGACCGACGCCGTCCTGGACCGCTGCGCCGCCGAGATCCCCTTCTACCGGCAGCTCCCGGCCGACCAGCTCGCCGGGGACGTCCGGGACTCGATCGCGCGGACCCTCGACCTCGTCCTGCGGACCCAGCGCGAGGACCGGGGGCCCGACGCCGCCGAACTCGCCGAGATCATCGACGTGTCGGGCCGCCGCGCCGCCGACGGCGTCCCGCTGGAGGCCGTCCTCGCCGCGTACCACGTCGCGGCCGAGACGTGCTGGCGGCTGCTCGCCGCCGAGGCCGGGCCGGAGGAGATGGACGACTTCTGCGCCATCGGCACCCACATGCTCCGCTACCTGCGCGACGTCGTCCCGGCCGTCGCGGGCGCGCACCTGCACGAACGGCAGCAGGCGCACAGCCAGGAACGCGAGGCGCGGCGGGCGCTGGTCGCGGCACTGCTGGCCGGTGAGCCGGCGGCGCCGCTCGCCGACGACGCCGGGGTCGTGCTCGCCCCCGCCTACGCCGTCCTCGTGGTGCGGCTCGCCCCCGACACCGACGACACGGCGGCGCGGCGCACCGCGCGGCGCCTGCAGTCGGCGCTCGGCGCGCACCGGCCGGACGCGCTGAGCGCGCTCACCGGCGAGGGCGGCGTGATCCTGTTCCCCGCCGCGTCCGGCGCGCTCGACACGGTGACCGCCGACCTGCCCGGCCTGGTCGCGCGGATCGGCGCGTCGCTGGCCCGGCCGGTGACCGGCGCCGTCGCCCGCGCGGCCGACGTCGCCGCCGTCCCGGCCGCGCACCGCGAGGCGGCCGAGATCGCCGACCTGGCGCAGCGGCTCGGCCTGCCGCCCGGCTGCCACGCGCTGGAGGACGTCCTGCTGGAGTACCAGCTCGCCCGTCCGGGCCGGGGCCTGGCCGGGCTCGCCGCCAAGCTGCGTCCGCTGGACGACCACCCGGTGCTGCTGGAGACCGTCCGGACGCTCGTCCGGCACGGGAACAACCGCACCCGCGCGGCCGCGCACCTGCACGTCCACCGCAACACGCTCGACTACCGCCTCGGCCGCGTCGCCGCGCTCACCGGCCTGGACGCCGGCGACCCGCGCGACCTGCGCGTCCTGCACGCCGCCGTGACCGCCCGCGCGCTCGCCGGGGCCTAG
- a CDS encoding alpha/beta hydrolase family protein, translating to MQSIAGRRLLPLLTALAAALALLVPSTAPARAAAPGGSWDKPGPYRVTSKTQGDTTLYYPADIAASADKHPVIVWGNGTFAWPQVYDGLLRHWASQGFVVAAANTAFSNTGLEMRAGIDLLAKENAKAGSPFQNRIDLANIGAAGHSQGGAGAINATLDPRIKTTVPIQPGPLALSSYLHGPTLYLAGQNDTIVPPALVQAFYDNSAQVPAVYAELAGATHFTTVGDAGGFRGITTAWFRFQLMGDEQARSLFFGKDCGICSGSTWLNVKRDAKALQIPGHA from the coding sequence ATGCAATCCATCGCCGGCAGACGGCTGCTCCCGCTGCTGACGGCGCTCGCCGCCGCGCTCGCCCTGCTCGTCCCGTCCACCGCGCCCGCGCGGGCGGCGGCGCCGGGCGGGAGCTGGGACAAGCCCGGTCCGTACCGCGTCACGTCGAAGACGCAGGGCGACACGACCCTGTACTACCCGGCCGACATCGCCGCGAGCGCCGACAAGCACCCCGTGATCGTCTGGGGGAACGGGACGTTCGCGTGGCCGCAGGTCTACGACGGCCTGCTGCGGCACTGGGCGAGCCAGGGCTTCGTCGTCGCCGCCGCGAACACCGCGTTCTCCAACACCGGCCTGGAGATGCGCGCCGGGATCGATTTGCTCGCCAAGGAGAACGCCAAGGCGGGCAGCCCGTTCCAGAACCGGATCGACCTCGCCAACATCGGCGCGGCGGGGCACTCGCAGGGCGGTGCGGGCGCCATCAACGCGACGCTGGACCCGCGCATCAAGACGACCGTCCCCATCCAGCCCGGCCCGCTCGCGCTGTCGAGCTACCTGCACGGCCCGACGCTCTACCTCGCCGGGCAGAACGACACGATCGTGCCCCCCGCGCTCGTCCAGGCGTTCTACGACAACTCCGCGCAGGTCCCGGCCGTCTACGCCGAGCTGGCGGGCGCGACGCACTTCACCACGGTCGGCGACGCGGGCGGCTTCCGGGGCATCACGACGGCCTGGTTCCGCTTCCAGTTGATGGGCGACGAGCAGGCCCGCTCGCTGTTCTTCGGCAAGGACTGCGGCATCTGCTCGGGCTCGACGTGGCTGAACGTCAAGCGCGACGCCAAGGCCCTGCAGATCCCCGGCCACGCCTGA